A portion of the Polaribacter cellanae genome contains these proteins:
- a CDS encoding AIR synthase related protein — MSQEVSKRYAQRGVSASKEDVHNAIKNIDKGLFPKAFCKIVPDYLTNDSDYCLIMHADGAGTKSSLAYMYWKETGDISVWKGIAQDALIMNIDDLLCVGATDNIMLSSTIGRNKSKIPGEVLSAIINGTEELIEDLKGFGVTIHSTGGETADVGDLVRTIIVDSTVTARMKRSDVIDNANIKAGDVIVGLESFGQATYETEYNGGMGSNGLTSARHDVFHKYLADKYPESFDAAVPEDLVYSGNTKLTDKVENSPIDAGKLVLSPTRTYAPIIKEILSKFNSDTVHGMIHCSGGAQTKILHFVDNLHIVKDNMFPIPPLFKLIQEQSKTDWKEMYQVFNCGHRMEIYVSPEIAENIISISKSYNVNAQIVGRVDASDKKRLTIKSEFGVFEY; from the coding sequence ATGAGTCAAGAAGTTTCCAAAAGATACGCACAAAGAGGTGTTTCTGCATCCAAAGAAGACGTGCACAATGCCATTAAGAATATAGACAAAGGTTTATTTCCAAAAGCATTCTGTAAAATTGTACCAGATTATTTAACAAACGATAGCGATTATTGTTTAATAATGCATGCAGATGGTGCAGGAACAAAATCTTCTTTGGCATATATGTATTGGAAAGAAACTGGCGATATTTCTGTATGGAAAGGTATTGCACAAGATGCATTAATCATGAATATTGATGATTTGCTGTGTGTTGGAGCAACCGATAATATTATGTTGTCTTCTACTATTGGAAGAAATAAAAGTAAAATTCCTGGCGAAGTTTTATCAGCAATCATCAACGGAACAGAAGAATTAATTGAAGACTTAAAAGGTTTTGGAGTAACCATCCATTCCACAGGAGGAGAAACTGCAGATGTTGGCGATTTAGTGCGAACGATTATTGTAGATTCTACTGTAACTGCAAGAATGAAACGCTCTGATGTTATAGACAACGCAAACATAAAAGCAGGCGATGTAATTGTTGGTTTAGAATCTTTCGGACAAGCAACCTACGAAACGGAATATAATGGAGGAATGGGTTCTAACGGCTTAACTTCTGCAAGACACGATGTTTTTCATAAATATTTAGCAGATAAATACCCAGAAAGTTTCGATGCTGCAGTTCCTGAAGATTTAGTCTATTCTGGTAATACAAAACTGACAGATAAAGTAGAAAACTCACCTATTGATGCTGGTAAATTAGTGTTATCGCCAACAAGAACCTACGCACCAATTATCAAAGAAATTTTATCGAAATTTAATTCAGATACAGTCCATGGAATGATCCATTGTTCTGGTGGCGCTCAAACAAAAATTTTACATTTTGTAGACAATTTACACATTGTAAAAGACAATATGTTTCCAATTCCGCCTTTGTTTAAATTGATACAAGAACAATCGAAAACCGATTGGAAAGAAATGTACCAAGTTTTTAATTGCGGACACAGAATGGAAATTTATGTTTCTCCAGAAATTGCTGAAAACATAATTTCAATCTCAAAATCGTATAATGTAAATGCACAAATTGTTGGTAGAGTAGATGCTTCTGATAAAAAGAGACTTACTATTAAAAGTGAGTTTGGGGTTTTTGAGTATTAG
- a CDS encoding IS110 family transposase, producing the protein MDKVIKQVVGIDVSCKKFDVCFQEQTQTGSLSIKGTRSFSNDLKGFKDYLIWFSKRKKEVYLVHIMEATGVYHENLCYFLFEQQEKVSVQLAQKIKYFGKSLHQKTKTDKADAKLIALFGFSFSVALWEPISEHFQAIKDLCRMLSQLKKSKSATQSQLHAFESKHGVLEEVLTIMNKLLVQQEDSINECEKEIKLWVSKDKDLEEKINRITAIKGIQMLTVVKLLAETDGFRKCSSIRKLVSYAGLDVVENQSGTKSGRTRISKKGNSHIREALYMPALCACRFDQRMKTFYKRLNEKQNTKKQGVIAVMRKLLIVIYTLWKNEQQYNPEYQWK; encoded by the coding sequence ATGGACAAAGTAATTAAACAAGTAGTAGGCATTGATGTTTCTTGTAAGAAATTTGATGTATGTTTTCAAGAGCAAACACAAACAGGAAGTTTAAGTATTAAAGGCACACGTAGTTTTAGTAATGATCTAAAAGGCTTTAAAGACTATTTAATATGGTTTTCTAAACGTAAAAAGGAAGTTTATTTAGTTCATATTATGGAGGCTACAGGTGTTTATCATGAGAATTTATGTTATTTCTTATTTGAACAGCAAGAAAAAGTAAGTGTACAATTAGCACAAAAGATAAAATATTTTGGAAAAAGTTTACATCAAAAAACAAAAACAGATAAAGCTGATGCTAAATTAATCGCTCTTTTTGGGTTTTCATTTTCAGTAGCATTATGGGAACCAATTAGTGAACATTTTCAAGCCATAAAAGACTTGTGTAGAATGTTATCACAATTAAAAAAATCTAAATCTGCAACACAATCTCAATTGCATGCGTTTGAGAGTAAACACGGTGTTTTGGAAGAAGTGCTTACAATTATGAATAAGCTATTGGTTCAGCAAGAAGATAGTATAAATGAGTGTGAAAAAGAAATAAAATTATGGGTCTCAAAAGACAAAGATTTAGAAGAAAAAATTAATAGAATAACAGCAATTAAAGGCATTCAAATGCTTACTGTTGTTAAATTATTAGCAGAAACAGATGGTTTTAGAAAATGTAGTAGTATTCGTAAATTAGTCAGTTATGCTGGTTTAGATGTTGTAGAAAATCAATCTGGAACTAAATCAGGGCGAACTAGAATTTCAAAAAAAGGGAACTCGCATATAAGAGAAGCGTTGTATATGCCAGCACTTTGTGCTTGTAGATTTGATCAGAGAATGAAAACTTTCTATAAAAGATTAAATGAAAAACAAAATACTAAAAAACAAGGAGTTATTGCTGTGATGAGAAAACTATTAATTGTAATTTATACCTTATGGAAAAATGAGCAACAGTATAATCCAGAATATCAATGGAAATAA